From the genome of Pseudoxanthomonas sp.:
GTCACCGTGGCGACGTCACTGGAAACGGCCTGGGCGACCTGCGGCTGCGCGGCGTCCTGGGCCATCGCCATCGGCGATGCGGACATGCCCAGCAGGGCCAGGATGAGGAGGTGAAGCGAACCGCGACGGAGTCGGCGGGTGGTGAGCGGCTGGCCTGTCGGCAGGTCGTCGATCGTCACGGGCAGGTGAAGGTTTCGCGGCGGAGCATGGAGTCTGCCGTTAGACCTCGGTGAATATGTTCAAATTTCATTAGGAATTCGTTGCGTGGCACCGGACCGCAGTCACACTTATGGAATCACGTTTAATTAACAACGCGCCGGGCGCCTGTGTAATGGTCCCGCCAATAGGGTCCGTCCAGATGGTCCAGCCGGACCGTGCCACCGGTGCTTGGGGCGTGGACGAAGCGCCCTTCGCCCACATAGATGCCGACATGGCTGACGTTGCCGCGGGTGCCGAAGAACACCAGGTCGGCCGGGGCCAGGCGATTTTCGGCGATCTTCGGCCCCTGGACCTGGGCCAGTTCGCGCGAGGTCCGCGGCAAGCGCAGGTCGAGCATGTCGCGGTAGACGTAGGTCACCAGCCCGCTGCAGTCGAACCCGGAGTCGGGCGTGTTGCCGCCGTAGCGATACGGCGTGCCGACCAGGCCCAGGGCGCGCATCAGCACGCTGTTGACCGATGCCGGGTCGCTGACCTGGACCGTCGGCCAGGCCTTGGTGGACGTTGGCGGAGCCGGCTTGCGGACCATGCCGCGTTCGCTGCCGCAGCCGGCCAGCAGCAGGCTCAGGCCCAGCAGGAGGCAGGCCGCGGCGCGGGCGACTGGCAAGCACCGGGACGAGCCGGGATAATGGGCGGTCTTCATCGCGGCCAATGTTGACCGCACGCCCTGCGGCAGACAAGCCGCGTTCCAGCCGCAAGCCGCGGCCCATCCAAGAGTTTTCAATGAAAATCGCCAAAGACAGCGTCGTGCGTTTCCACTACACCGTTTCCGAAGTCGGCTCCGAGCCGCTGGAAACCTCGAAGGACCGCGAGCCGCTGGCGATCCTGGTTGGCCACGGCAACATCATCCCGGGCCTGGAGAACGCGATGATGGACAAGGAAGCCGGCGAGAGCTTCGGCGTGGACGTCGGTGCGGCCGAAGCCTATGGCGAGCGCCGTGACGGCCTGACCCAGCGCGTGCCGAAGAAGCATTTCGGCGCCCAGAAGCTGGCGCCCGGCCAGCAGGTCGTGCTGCAGACCAACTTCGGCCCGCGCGC
Proteins encoded in this window:
- a CDS encoding peptidylprolyl isomerase, with the protein product MKIAKDSVVRFHYTVSEVGSEPLETSKDREPLAILVGHGNIIPGLENAMMDKEAGESFGVDVGAAEAYGERRDGLTQRVPKKHFGAQKLAPGQQVVLQTNFGPRAVTIQKIGMSVVDVDLNHPMAGKDLHFDVEVIEVREASAEELEHGHVHGDGGVEH
- a CDS encoding C40 family peptidase, with protein sequence MKTAHYPGSSRCLPVARAAACLLLGLSLLLAGCGSERGMVRKPAPPTSTKAWPTVQVSDPASVNSVLMRALGLVGTPYRYGGNTPDSGFDCSGLVTYVYRDMLDLRLPRTSRELAQVQGPKIAENRLAPADLVFFGTRGNVSHVGIYVGEGRFVHAPSTGGTVRLDHLDGPYWRDHYTGARRVVN